The DNA window CTTAGCATGAGTTCATTTTACAATTTGAATAAACAAATTCCCATTTCATAATTTACATAATGTAATGGTTTATGTACTATGGAGTCTAGTTTTGGAAGTTAGTTGTAATTCTTAATTTAAAACCCATATCATCACCTTCCTCGACGCAGTattaaaaaatatacatatttatatatatatatatgcgtgATAAGAagtttacattttttgttgttgacctgCTGCACTTATTTAGCTATTGACAACATATGCCATATAATTGCATATAAAAACATATACATAGTCCAGATGTTGTGCTTTTTAATCAAAGTATTACTACTGATTGTGCCAGCATCAGATACATTGGAGTTATAGATCATATGCTGCAGGTAGGTGAGTTGTGAAGTAAAGCTGTCTGTTGTGTAGCTGGCCTCGTACTGGTCTGTTTGCTGGCACTGGTGTGATGTGGTTTAAATAGTGGGTCTGTCTGTAGTGGTTCTGCATGGCTGAGATAAATTGCTGTTCATTCTGGCTCTTTGATTTTCACGCCTGATCCATTctgatccctccatccatccttgcTTATGTTGCTGTTCGGAATGCCCATTACAATAAGGTTCTATACATTTCGATAAAAATCTATCTTCCTCCATGTTCTCCTCATGTGCACTTCGTCCCATCCAAAACTGACCTTCTATAGAGACTCAGTAACCACATGATAGTGGCGAGTCCTCAGTGtcccatctatccatctatctatgcACGTCCCTCCAGCCCCACAGGGGGCGCTTTCTGAGGAGGGAACAGAAGGCATACCATGATCTGGCCACAGACTCATCCAAGAAGTGAAGTGGTTTTTCTCTGTCCTCCTAAGAGGACTGAAAGGTGTGTGGGGCGTGGGATGAGGTGGGTTTGAGATAGGGGGTGGCGAGGACGAGTGGGTGGTTTAAGGGTCTATGTTCAGGTGTCTTTCCCACCAATATCCCCCTCTCTTTGGCAGGCTTTAGGTTTCTCCAGGCCTCTCACAGAAAGCTGTCCTCCACCAGCTCTGAGTCCAGACACATCTCATCCAATAGGGTGATGTCCTCCagggtctctccttctctcttggcCAGCGTGGAGCTGGAGCCCGACTCTATGGCACTCTCCTCAGACGTCTGAGAGCtacacaggacagagaggagcaggttagtgTTACTAAACAGCTaatgggagtagatggagtataGTATACAGGAGTGACCATGAGTTAAATAAGACGGGCATCTCACTTCCTGGATTTGCGAGACAGGACTAGCACATGTTTTGGTGTAAAACAGTGTTATCAATCTGTACCACTTGTAAGGGTCTGAAATGAAGATAGACATGTCTGACACTGAGGTGGTAGCCTACCTGTGGCGATTCCTCTTGCAGTACTCGTCATCAGACAGGGGGTCCAGGTCAGGAAGGGGGATGATGTAACCACTGTCAGAGCTGAGGCGCTGCTCGTCAAAGCCACTCTCCCTGTCTTTCGACTTGCCCTGGTTCTTATAGGTGATCCCAACGTAGGTGTCGTCATTCTCCACCTGGACCCTGGTCACTGCCGGGTGGTCACTCTTCAGGAACTCATGGTTCACCCTCTCGAAACACTGCACaatcagagaaagagagggcacaATGAACATCAACCTATCTAGTGGCATTGGAGCAGAATGCCTACAGTACCGTGCAGAAAACGTTGCTATACGGCTAGCTGTTTCTAAAGCCAAGAGCACTGTGCATATAAAGGCAATACTTTTGGCCTGTACTAGTCAGAGTTATTTAGTGCTCTGGTAACTCCCATACAGTACATCCAAAACAGCTGCATCGGCTTCAGAAATCACAAAACTCAGAAATCTGATGAATCCCAAAACTGATATAACGCGTGAACCAGTTCAACCAGCTGTCATTGGTATGTCTGTTCTCACTCAGTCCGTCTGTTAGCCTGGTGGTGAGACCCATACAGTGAACCACATTTCCCACCCCACCCTAGCCCAGCCAACCCCAATCCGAGGTGCTAAAATGGGCCACACTCTCCTGGGCCATTAAAGTAGAGtagtggggagaggaggaggtttgATGTGCCATGTGTGGCGTGCTGTTTAATTGGCTCGTTACGGTTAGCCGAGCCGGTGGACGGAGGCGAGACCTAGGAGCTGGGGCTGCTGTTGCTGCGTCACTACAGTGGTTGGGGCTGGCCACTGACCGCCAGCTGGAGCATTAGCATTCTAATCACCGCCAGGGCTGGGCTTTAACACAGCGGAAATGCACAGCGCCCACAGAAAAACACAACTGTCAGAGCCCACAGAAACACACTCAACAGGCAGAGCCCACAGAAAAACACTCAGAAACACACTCGACTGCAGAACCCACAGAAACACACTCAACAGGCAGAgcccacagaaacacacaactGTCAGAGCCCACAGAAACACACTCAACTGGCAGAGCCCACAGAAACACACTCAACAGGCAGAGCCCACAGAAACACACTCAACTGGCAGATCCCACAGAAACACACTCAACTGGCAGATCCCAGAGAAACACACTCAACTGGCAGATCCCACAGAAACACACTCAACTGGCAGATCCCACAGAAACACACTCAACTGGCAGAGCCCACAGAAACACACTCAACTGGCAGATCCCACAGAAACACACTCAACTGGCAGAGCCCACAGAAACACACTCAACTGGCAGAGCCCACAGAAACACACTCAACTGGCAGAGCCCACAGAAACACACTCAACTGGCAGAGTTGGGGGGAAGTGGTTGGAGTTTGTGAGCCTGGCTTTAGATTAACTTCTACACTTTATTAGTAATGTAGAACTATAACATGACCCAATGctagggggaggagaaagaggatggtTGACACACTTACTCCGCTACTGGTGAAAAATAGGATCGATCAGGTAAGGTAAAAGAGGGATGAGACTGATAGAAAGGAAAATAAATTATAGGAGTGAAGAGTAGGTGCAAACGTCATCGGTCAGGGTCAGAAatgaaaaggagagggagattaGAAAGCAGGTGTGAGGAACCCTGTCAGAGGCCGTTAGGTCAGAGGTCATACAGTAGAGACACCCACCCTCTTGTAGCCGGAAGGCAGCAGTGAGGCCACGCTCTCACTCAGGCTGAAGAAGGAAGGCCTCTTCTCAGGCTCACTATTCCAACACTTCATCATCATCTCATACCTGAAGGAGGTAAAACACACTAGTTGAACAGATAGAACAGGACAAACAGTGCAGGGAGGAACAGCCATGGCATTGTACATCACAGTTTAGTACTGTGCGTTCGACTTTTACAGCAGTAGTACATAACCTTCCGTAGTGGTTTCAAATAGTGTTTTGGCATAAtaatgtacacaacacaacatgtaattattatatataaaaatatatgtaCATACACATCAGTGGGGGCATGCTCAGGTTTGGCCATTCTGTAGCCACTCTTGATCTTGTTGTAGAAGCTGGAgtccactaccatccctgggtatGGGGTGCCACCTTTAACACAAACACACTGCCATCAGTACACCAGCAAACACCCGTACCACTGTCAAACACACTGTATCTACACACTGATCTGGAGTCAGCCGTCTCCCTAACACGCTGTTGTTAATGTGTCACTGAAAAAGGTCAGGGGTCAGCAGAGTTTCACCTAGAGAGAAGATCTCCCAGAGGAGGATGCCGTAGGACCAGACGTCACTGAGGGTGGTGTACATGTTGTCAAAGATACTCTCCGGAGCCATCCACTTCACTGGCAGGAAGGTCTGTGGTCAACGCAGAGCGCAGATGGATCAAACACACAGCACGCGTATAACGGACACTACAATAGTGGACCATAATGGAGTGATAACATGAACAAGCAGGGGACAAACCACCTTCACAGATACACGTCTAAGTTCATCAGGGTACACAAACAGCCAGTATCGTCCTAGAGGAAAACTCACGCTGCCTTTGGAGACGTAGTTGTTGTCGTGCATGATGTCTCTGGCCAGGCCAAAGTCACAGATCTTCACTATCTTCCCCTGAGAGAGCAGGACATTCCTGGCAGCCAGGTCCCGATGCACACACTACACCGCAAGAAATTCAGCAGTTCATTAATCTCAATTCAATCAGAACACACATTCTTTCCTTTTATTCTCTCTTACCTCCTTGTGTTTTACAGGGTGGCTTTATGTCAACAAGCCAGCCTAAGACACGGCCTTGACTGACCACTCCGGCCCAGAGTATATTCAAGGATAATAACTAGGAGGCTGTTAGGAGGAGCTTATAACTGCTTTGTACTCAGTGTAATTCCAGCCTACTGGGTGTTCTATATAAAGacctggcctgtctcctgagcaGTGAGCTCAGCCTTCATAGGGCCGCTTATCACACAACCCCTGATTTAGCCAACCTCTTGGCTTTCACAGCTGTCATCAAGCACAACAGCAGCCCACAACCTGCCTGCCATCATTACCGTGGTTACCCCTGAAATGTACAGGGTTGACGTGGCAACCGACCCACTCCCTGCTGTGTACCAACAGAGAGGACAGAACCAGCTTGCCAGTGGCACCAGCTTCTCCTAAGCCAATGGAATCATGTCGCCACCACTTCCTTCTTTAGTTGCTAAGTCAGACCGTTAAAAGATGGATATGGTTTCCTAGGCTCACCTCTGTGTCTCTAGTTGATATCGTCCACCTGTCTGTTGGGTAGCTATTCCATTGTATGACATCCTCCCCAGCCCACCGCACTGAACTAACATCATGTTTACCAGTCCCTCTGATCTACAATCATTCCCAGCCCTTGGTCACTCACGTTCTTAGAGGATAGGAACTCCATGCCTCTGGCCACCTGGTAGGTGAAGCTGAGCAGGTCTGTGGTGCTGAGGCCCTCGTTACCATCCCCTGACAGCATGTTGTCCATCTCACTATCTGGATCAGGAAAACACACAAGACACACAAACCCATTTAGCTTCAGTCGGTCTATGAGTGAGTGAATAAAGTGTTTGTATGTTTATGTGCATGTAAATATAGAACTGGTTGCTGTAACCTGTTTATTCCTAATGGCAGGGAGAACGAGGCATTATTATGTGTGCTACAATTACCCGCTCTGTATGATTACAGGCCGGCCCAGGCAGGCCTACATACTGAGAAGGGTGGACCCCTCAACACAACCAGCACTGACTTAAACCCTGCACTTCAGCCAACGCAGCCAAGCCACACAGCGAGAGGGCAAGGAGAGTTAGATTAAGAGAGGAAGAGCaaaagggaagagaaggaggcaGTCAGACTGTGTACTCACCACCCTTCTGTGATGGCGGGTGGTTGTATTCGGACCTCTGGATGTCGGAGTACTTGGAGGCGTCACTCATCTCCAGCATGGGCACGTACTGCGTGGTGTCTGCCTGCTTCATGTCCATGTAGTCCCCTTTACCACTCTCAAAGGACAGGATCACATAGCTGCATggcgacagggagggagagagggagaaggggaggtcGGGAGGAGACCAACAACAGACATGTTAGAGTCGCCATTGGTTCTCTAAGAAGGCCCAGTTTACTGTATGTTGTGAGGTTCCCTACATAGAGGGTGTGGttgatggtcagggtggttgagATTAAATAGTGGTGTGGTCACACTCTGAAATGTGGTCATTGTGAGTCATCCGTCAACACAGATCAGCAAACAGAGAGGAGCTGGACAGAGACCATTAACAGGTACCAAACAAGAGTAATGTGATTAGCCTGAAAGCCGAGTACCACTTCAGACACAGATTTGATTAGTGGAAGACGCCAGACAACCCCCTCAGCCATGAGGAAGCCTGGGGTAGGGTTACGTTATGTTACTGAGTGAGTGCAGTAAAGTGCTGCGTCAATGAGACAGAATGACTGAGTGGGGTAAAGGAGGAGCAACTGAAGAGGGGGACACACGacagaggggtgggggtgtgtgtctgtgtttcctgGCCTGTGTGTGAGCTCCTATGTATGTTTTCGGAGCTGATCCTATAGCCCAGCTAGCACacaatgttctgagaaccatatgatTTTTAGAGCTTGGTtgagagcgtggttgtcctatCATTAAGTTGCATACAAccttctgggaatggtgcaggatacccagctagcacataacattctgagaaccatatgtttcttaagtgggaatttcagtacttcatcGTAACATTTCCTACAGGTTTCATCACGGTTCTATTTAAAGTGATGTTCTGAAATTGTTCAGAGAATGTTAATAAACAATGTTCTTCTGTGAGAATTTCAGTTACtcaattttttacctttattttactaggcaagtcagttaagaacaaattcttattttcaatgacggcctaggaacagtgggttaactgcctgttcaggggcagaacgacagatttgtaccttgtcagcccggggatttgaacttgcaacctttcggttaccagtccaacgctctaacgtTATATTGGGgcggctaccctgccgccccaatataatgttttctgcaggtttcctcatgattatatttaaagtcatgttctctgAACATTAAGAAAATGTTCcataaaaaaaacacaagaaaacatTAGTAACGTTCAAAGAACATTCTAAGAGTGTTATTTAAAACATAGACATTCTAATCTTAGCGTCAACAagactctctctgtcctctgtgctCAGGAGTGTTGGCCCGCcaactaattggccacacctaatcttaatgagtgcttgtttcctttgaaatgggatCGGTTTGCTCCTTCCTAGTGGCGCAGTGACTAATTCCATGGACAAAACACACAAGatcataggtttgaatctcactgacgCCGTGCCACAATGAACATTTTTTatgtgtttccatgattaatACCTAAGCAAATTAATTTCCATGTGTCTTATCTGTTCAAAACCGTTAACCTAAGCTAGCAAGGCTATTCATTCttattgaaacatgttctcagaacatgatttaattaccttcaaataacctCTAATTTAcgttctcagaacgttaataaAATCTCCCTGGAAAACTTTCAGGGAATCacagtaaaatgttctcagaacctccctgcaacttgAAAATCTACATTCCCAGAACTGGCTAAATGTTCACTTTCCTttctcagaacatttaaaaaaacattcagTTTTACCAGTCAGGAAACGTATGGGTTCGTTCCCAGAAACAATGCGAAACCAAAAAAGTAGTTTGTCACAACTTCCAAGGAatcaaatgtgctagctgggatgtcTCTTTACCTCCTGCTGCTCTCGTCTGCAGGGTTGATGCCAAAGATGTCCAGGTCTTTCTTGGTCTTCTCTGGGTGCACGCTGACAAAGTTTTCTCTGTTCTTGTGCAGGTAGTTGACAAGGTCTCCATAGAAGCAGTACTCAGTGATGATGTAGGTGGGGCCTGCATGGGAACAGAAcaaagagatagagacacaggcgTCAGTCTGCTGGCTAGTCTTATCAGAGGCTCGTAAAGGCTAAAAGCAACGTCGAGAGGGCAAGCTTTTACACTCGTAAAAATCCTATTAAAATACCACATCCACCATCGGCTCAGAGAGAAATGGCAACTTCCCTTCTTGGCTatcaaaactgtgtgtgtgtgtgtgtgtgtgtgtgtgtgtgtgtctgcgcgtgTGTCTATactcatatgtgtgtgtgttcatttgtgCGTGTGTAGTCACCTGACTTGGTACAGGCCCCAAGCAGGTTGACGATGTTGAGGTGAGGGCCCAGGTGAGTCATAATCTTCAGCTCTGACATCAGGGCCTGTTTCTCACTGGAGCGggccgtggctgcaacgagaaacaAATCAATCACACCACAACTATCAGTCCATCACACACAAATCAATCAAGTCATCAACAACACCCATCAATGCCTGCAATTGTTTCATCAATCACAACGTAAGGGAGCACACACACCGCACCGAATGTGGATCTGCCGTGcagatgtgtgtgttttatggatCACCCGCTGATGGACGTCTAACTGATAACATTTTCATGTGATTCTACGTGTAGAATCGGTTTGCACTCAGTTTACAAATTACGGCCGGCACTCcgttcagaggtgctaagtactctCGGCCGGCAAAGGCTACCGGTGTGTCTGAGCCTAAAGGTATTGTTGTGACTCTGATGGTGCTCAAGGACACAGCTCTCTCCAGGCAATCTCCACAGGCCTTAATGatcctctctatagctctctgtATAGCTGTCTGTGGTCAACTCACGTTTCAGCATCTTCACGGCCACCTTCATGACGGGCTGGGAGCGGCTGAGTCCATATGCAGTTCCCTCCACCACCTTCCCAAACGCCCCAGAGCCCAGGATACGTCCTGCGGTCATGGCATACGATCAGTTAACATGGAGTGTAAACAAATACACAAACCAAGACaggcaagcaaacacacacacacacacacacacacagacagacaaaaacacacgtacacacgtctGCCTCTGCCCTCTCATCAGTGACTTCCCCAGGTCCCCAGTGGTTGAGATTCCCTTTGATCAGTGAGTCACCACCCAAACCCTAGGCAGCACGTCCCAGCCACCCCTGTCTGCCAGGCCAGATGGCCTTATCACATCTTCACTTCAAAGACCAGAGGGAGACATCCAGACCACAGCCTGACCAGAACACGACCATCAGACCATGGTGCTGTGAACCTCTGACCACCCGAACGTGGTGATGTGACACTCTGACCAGAACATGACCACAGCAGGACCACAGAGGAAGCAGTGCAGCCGGCTCTCACCCAGTACGAGCCCATCGCGAGAGAACTCCCATCTGGAGTCATAGGGCAGCTGCATGGGGTCCACGTAGATGTACTCATGACCATCAGGGCTCACTGACTCTATCACCCTCCAGCGGATCTCATAGCGAGGCTTCTGGAGGACAGAGGACGTAGCAAAACAGATCAGTACCTAAGGCTCTAGGACACTTAAAGTGtagatgagtgagtgagtgagtgagtgagtgagtgagtgagtgagtgagtgagtgagtgagtgagtgagtgagtgagtgagtgagtgggtgggtgggtgggtgggtgggtttgtgcttgtgtgtgagGGGCATTGATCATCTGCTGTACCTGTTTCCAGATAATGACCAGAACAATGAGTGAGATGATGACAAAGACCAGCAGCACCAGGGCAGCAGCAGCTACAGTCAGCTCTGAGTGAGGGTCTGTTCAGGAAGagaaccaccacacacacacacatgagatgGAGAGCACAACATGGAGAATGCCACAGAGAACAAAAGTTCTTCATATTTGACCTCATTTGATGTTTTTCAATTCATCAAACTAACATTCCCATATTGACTTACATCGATTTCTCCATGTTAAGTCAATGTGGGAATGTTAGTTTGATGAATTGAAAAACATCAAACGAGGTCAAATATGAAGAACTTCAACATGGCAATCCAAATACCCTATTTAAATGGTATAGTTCAGCATGCAGTCTCACACCCAATCAGCCAAGCCAGTGGGGCCTCAAACGGTGTGCTGAAGGGATTAAGGAGATGGGCAGGGTGTGGGGGACGGGGGCACAGCTGGAGGGGCCAAATGGCTTAAACTACTGGGGATTCACTTTTCACAGTAAAAGTCTCCCAGGCTAACACACAGCTGCACAATGACAGTGTGGGACACGCTGCCCCACCACAGATACAGTAGCTTTACCAGACAGCTGCCTCAACACTGACAGCCCAGCAAAGCCTCTTCAACGCCTATCACATTTCAAGTGTCACAAAGAGAAGCAACTACAGGAAGAAACCAGCGAGTAAAAGACGAGACCACAGGAGGACGAAAATATACCGCAGGCAAAATGGCAATCTAAGATACTGTAAATCGACTCACCACACTCTGCCAACCATGTTTGTTGTTCACCTGAAGGAGGAGGTAAGTGTGACTTAGTGAGTGCATGTCTCACCTTGTGACACCAGTTTGACCTCCCTGCTGACGGTGGCCATCTCGTTCCTGGCCAGGCAGCGAACAGCCAAGGTGTTCTCCAGATGCCCAAAGATCACCTGACTCTCCAGCTGGTTGTCCTGGTCGATGTGCGCTTCCACAGTGATCTCTGTGTTGTTGGTAGGCAGGGGCACCCACTCAGACGAGTCGTTGGCACAGCTGgacagggaaggaaggaaggaaggaaggaaggaaggaaggaaggaaggaaggaaggaaggaaggaaggaaggaaggaaggaaggaaggaaggaaggaaggaaggaaggaaggaagggtaAAGACATGAGACCAAATGATACCATGACATTGTCACATTGGGCATAGTAGCATATGAAGTGGCCAGGTAGAGGTGAACAATGTACAGTAGGTGTATGTGGATTCTAAGAAAGAAAACGGGCTATTGTTGGACTGaaagagatggaatggagagataaagaggaagAAGGCAGGGTCGTGAGAGTGTGCCCTTACTGTTTGATGTTCTTGCAGATGAACCACTCCACCTTAGGAGTGGGCATGCCTCCAGCGATACACACTACAGACTGGCCTGAGGCTGAGCCATGGTGGAGGTCCATCAGGTCCACAATGACTGCAGGCACTggacaaagacagagggaacagggggtcAGACCaccatacagacacagagagagggaacagggggtcAGACCaccatacagacacagagagagggaacagggggtcAGACCaccatacagacacagagagagggaacaggggtcAGACCaccatacagacacagagagagggaacagggggtcAGACCaccatacagacacagagagagggaacagggggtcAGACCaccatacagacacagagagtcagaccaccatacagacacagacagagggaacagggggtcAGACcaccatacagacacagacagagggaacagggggtcAGACCaccatacagacacagagagagggaacagggggtcAGACCaccatacagacacagagagagggaacagggggtcAGACCaccatacagacacagagagagggggagcgagagagagaggtgggtaaaAGAAAGAGTGTCAGGGAGTATGGGAGCCCTGTTCGTCAGTAAAATAAAGGTCAATCCAAATTAAGTGGTTGGAGCATTCCTCTGCCTCACCTTTGACCTGCAGGCTGAAGTTGTGGCTGTGGGTCTGGTTCCCGTTCTGCACTCTGATGGTGTAGTTCCCACTGTCCTCCTCTTTGGCCCGAATCAGGGTCAGAACACTCTGGTACCTACAGAGTCCAAACAACATGTATGATTACACTCTAATCATGGCAACCATGAGCACGCTGTTAAGTCTGTCACGAGAGACTCGTTCCACTAACATCTCACAACAACACCAGACTTTATTAATAGCCATGATCTTGATCTTGCTGACCTGAACATGGTATTAGCCAATGAGTGTAGTGTGCGAGTATTTAGGTGTTGTTGAGTGGCAGTCTTTCTCACCTGGTCTCGCTGACCTGCCGGAGGCTGGTGGTTATCTCAGCCGCCACGTCGTTGAGAGGGAGGCCATCTTTGAGCCATGTGACCTGAGCGCTGGGAAAGGAGTCAATGTCAGCCTGGAACTGTCTGACCTCATCCAAATCTGCTGACTCCTGTGAACTGAACGCCGGGCGCAGCGACACGAATGGCCTCTCTACCAGGACAGGGAATGGAGATAGAACCATTAATACATTATGTAAAGGTTACAGGTACTTATAGCAAGATGATAAACCAAGATTATTGCCTTGTTATTAGGTAAATAAACAGTGACACAAACGTACCATAGACAGTGATGGCCAGCTTCTTGGTCTGGTTCTCGTTGCTGATGATGTCAGTGATGGAGCAGACATAGATGCCGCTGTCTTTGGCTGAGGCCTTGGGGACAGTCAATGTGTACTGGATCTCCTGGTCCCTCTTATTCTCACGCACCGACTTCAAGCCCCGGTccgcctgacacacacacagacacacacaagttAGACCCATTTATAATCAAACAAACAAATGAATTGAGTCAATGAATTTCCTCTCCAATAAGAGAATAATAATTATGTATGTGCTTTTGTTTACCAGTTTTCCAGGGTACTTCCAGTGGTCTTCCAGTATCTCAGACCCCCGGGCCACACAAATGACAGTGATGGTGTCTCCCACCAAGAGGGCTGTCTTCTGGGCCTTCAGCTCCACACGCAGCTCTGACCCCCCTGCCCAGCCGTGGACGATGTACTCCTCACTGAGGTGCTCCTCTCCATTGACGAGGGCCTTACAGACGTAGGTTCCTGCGCTGAAGAAGCCCACGGCACCCCTCTTGCTGTCGTAGACCACCATGGGCACGGCCTGCTGGGTATCAGCGTTGACCAGGGTCACATTGGCACCGGGGTCTGACACGCGACACTGAATCTCCATCTCATCATGACCATTCAGGACGTGGTTGCCAAAGGGCACCAGCGAGGGTACGAAGGGCACCTCTGGAtctgaggaagagagaagagggcatGGTAAGTTTCCTATAATACAAATTGCTAGCACACATGTAAATCCAGCACCACAGTGCTGTCTTCCCTATACCTGGCACATATATGTAGATGctgctgtcctctccttcctcagtGGAGTTCCCTCCTTTGTAGAAGCAGGTGTAGAAGCCAGTGTGCCCTGCTGTCGCGTTCTCTACGGTAACCGTGGTGATGAACAGGCCGCTGTTGTCCTCCTCGGTCTGCTCTGATAGGTAGACGGGCGTGTCCCAGGCCAGCTCGGCCTCGCCCCTGCAGGTCAGGGTGAAGGGGGTGTGGAGAGGAACAATCCACTCCTCTCTCTGGGGGAACAGCACTGGCGCTGAGGCTGGCTGGAACAGTACTGGGCCTGATTCTGgaagacacacacaggcagacatatTGTCATATT is part of the Oncorhynchus keta strain PuntledgeMale-10-30-2019 chromosome 26, Oket_V2, whole genome shotgun sequence genome and encodes:
- the pdgfra gene encoding platelet-derived growth factor receptor alpha, which translates into the protein MDEMKTCLIIGVVLFGLLSVTCGLTPPTIVSTEDEFVLEPLSVFNISCTSKRNVAWVEPLPVDTFVLPGYYTATLFIYNASVTHTGYYICKYQDEEGDEEDDEDNEAVIYVFVPDPKVPFVPEEPGSMVVLVYPGETIIPCRVSDPRSPVVLKSAPSGVEVDAAYDNKIGFIGNLDAGLYVCETIVNGVATTSDIYTVKDNKLMDDFHVEVKASEEAVRLGEPFNITCVAPPGLPYQQQWIHPMKQAVDAVQLKQALPDRVVYTLSIPAASSQDSGVYECSITNNFSGEIRANMVAVTVFEENSFVMLDHSGIGAVEFVSMMEETEFTIGIEAFPAPKVTWLKDGIAITENSYFLTETRRLAGNHYQSTLTLRQPLEEDSGNYTVVVLSSAHTARFSFTLKVKESGPVLFQPASAPVLFPQREEWIVPLHTPFTLTCRGEAELAWDTPVYLSEQTEEDNSGLFITTVTVENATAGHTGFYTCFYKGGNSTEEGEDSSIYIYVPDPEVPFVPSLVPFGNHVLNGHDEMEIQCRVSDPGANVTLVNADTQQAVPMVVYDSKRGAVGFFSAGTYVCKALVNGEEHLSEEYIVHGWAGGSELRVELKAQKTALLVGDTITVICVARGSEILEDHWKYPGKLADRGLKSVRENKRDQEIQYTLTVPKASAKDSGIYVCSITDIISNENQTKKLAITVYERPFVSLRPAFSSQESADLDEVRQFQADIDSFPSAQVTWLKDGLPLNDVAAEITTSLRQVSETRYQSVLTLIRAKEEDSGNYTIRVQNGNQTHSHNFSLQVKVPAVIVDLMDLHHGSASGQSVVCIAGGMPTPKVEWFICKNIKHCANDSSEWVPLPTNNTEITVEAHIDQDNQLESQVIFGHLENTLAVRCLARNEMATVSREVKLVSQDPHSELTVAAAALVLLVFVIISLIVLVIIWKQKPRYEIRWRVIESVSPDGHEYIYVDPMQLPYDSRWEFSRDGLVLGRILGSGAFGKVVEGTAYGLSRSQPVMKVAVKMLKPTARSSEKQALMSELKIMTHLGPHLNIVNLLGACTKSGPTYIITEYCFYGDLVNYLHKNRENFVSVHPEKTKKDLDIFGINPADESSRSYVILSFESGKGDYMDMKQADTTQYVPMLEMSDASKYSDIQRSEYNHPPSQKGDSEMDNMLSGDGNEGLSTTDLLSFTYQVARGMEFLSSKNCVHRDLAARNVLLSQGKIVKICDFGLARDIMHDNNYVSKGSTFLPVKWMAPESIFDNMYTTLSDVWSYGILLWEIFSLGGTPYPGMVVDSSFYNKIKSGYRMAKPEHAPTDVYEMMMKCWNSEPEKRPSFFSLSESVASLLPSGYKRCFERVNHEFLKSDHPAVTRVQVENDDTYVGITYKNQGKSKDRESGFDEQRLSSDSGYIIPLPDLDPLSDDEYCKRNRHSSQTSEESAIESGSSSTLAKREGETLEDITLLDEMCLDSELVEDSFL